In one Bradyrhizobium cosmicum genomic region, the following are encoded:
- a CDS encoding DUF1254 domain-containing protein has product MRKELLVTLSLLCPSSTAFAQAPSADDSLVRSRAIQAVIWGMPAVNFELMLQAALKAGARDNQIVFWSRIPDWKNQTLTPNPSTIYLMPFVDTKGTGPMVLEIPPASGGEITGTIMDAWQAALDDVGPAGADKGRGGKYLILPPGYAEKTPDGYIPLASDTNKSYALLRSNVGSGSEADVAKAVTYAKQIKLYPLSQAAAPPPTALIDVVDVTYDSTIPYDIRFFQSLDRFIQREPWLERDKAMIDQIKSIGIEKGKPFDPGPQAQKMLEEAARDAHGWLDARYEGLFKPSFYENGQWALPVAHDVTEGLANLFAKPNVYPVDDRAAFYSFAFSSVKHLGTGQFYLVTIRDKESRALDGGSTYRLTVPANAPVSLYWSGTVYDRETHGLIRGTKWSSRGSNTPGLQTNPDGSADIFFGPKAPDGKESNWVPTKAGRGWEIIFRFYGPQKALFEKSWRLPDIERIAEQ; this is encoded by the coding sequence ATGAGAAAAGAACTGCTTGTCACGCTCTCACTACTCTGCCCTTCGAGCACCGCCTTCGCGCAAGCCCCCTCTGCCGACGACAGCCTCGTGCGCAGCCGCGCCATCCAGGCCGTGATCTGGGGCATGCCCGCCGTCAACTTCGAGCTGATGCTGCAAGCCGCGTTGAAGGCCGGAGCCAGGGACAACCAGATCGTATTCTGGTCGCGAATTCCGGATTGGAAAAATCAGACGCTCACGCCCAATCCCAGCACGATCTACTTGATGCCTTTCGTCGACACGAAGGGCACAGGTCCGATGGTGCTCGAAATCCCGCCGGCGAGCGGAGGCGAGATCACCGGAACGATCATGGATGCCTGGCAAGCCGCGCTCGATGACGTAGGACCGGCGGGAGCGGACAAGGGCAGGGGCGGAAAGTACCTCATCCTCCCACCGGGCTACGCCGAGAAGACCCCCGACGGCTACATCCCCCTCGCGTCTGACACGAACAAGAGCTACGCGCTGCTGCGCTCCAACGTTGGCAGCGGCAGCGAGGCCGATGTCGCGAAAGCGGTGACCTACGCGAAGCAGATAAAACTCTACCCGCTGTCCCAGGCGGCCGCTCCGCCGCCGACGGCCTTGATCGACGTGGTCGACGTCACCTACGACAGCACGATCCCCTACGACATCCGCTTTTTCCAGTCGCTCGACCGCTTCATTCAGCGCGAGCCGTGGCTCGAACGCGACAAAGCCATGATCGATCAGATCAAGTCGATCGGCATCGAGAAGGGCAAGCCATTCGATCCCGGCCCTCAAGCGCAGAAGATGCTCGAGGAGGCGGCCCGAGACGCACATGGATGGCTCGATGCCCGGTACGAAGGTCTCTTCAAACCGTCTTTCTATGAGAACGGACAATGGGCGCTGCCGGTTGCGCACGACGTCACCGAGGGGCTGGCGAATCTCTTCGCCAAGCCGAACGTCTACCCGGTCGACGACCGCGCCGCGTTTTACTCGTTCGCGTTCTCGAGCGTGAAGCATCTCGGCACTGGCCAATTCTATCTCGTCACGATCCGGGACAAGGAGAGCAGGGCACTCGACGGCGGAAGCACCTACCGGCTGACGGTGCCGGCCAACGCGCCGGTCTCTCTCTACTGGTCAGGCACCGTCTACGATCGCGAGACGCACGGCCTGATCAGGGGCACGAAGTGGTCAAGCCGGGGCTCGAACACGCCGGGTCTGCAGACCAACCCCGACGGCTCGGCCGACATCTTCTTCGGCCCGAAGGCTCCCGACGGCAAGGAGTCCAACTGGGTGCCGACGAAGGCCGGTAGAGGATGGGAAATCATCTTCCGCTTCTACGGCCCGCAAAAGGCTCTTTTCGAGAAGAGCTGGCGTCTGCCGGATATCGAGAGGATTGCGGAACAATGA
- a CDS encoding HAD family hydrolase, translating into MNFTRRFTLAGLLAVLLPVSATVAQVDPLPSWNSGSARQAIVDFVGRVTREGNPDFVPVPERTAVFDNDGTLWCEQPEYFQAAFALDSVKAMAPKHPEWKQQEPFKSFLAGDRTALAEQGEQALLTLVTAAHSGIPTDEFSKSVADWFSTARHPRFNRPYNELVYQPMVELLAYLRVSGFKTFIVSGGGVEFMRVWAEKAYGIPPEQVVGSSGVTQYQLDAAGKPSLLKTAKVQFIDDGPGKPSGINMMIGRRPILAFGNSDGDHQMLQWTMAGSGARFAGLVHHTDEVREYAYDRQSKVGKLDKAWDEARAKGWTIVDMKQDWKTIFREKP; encoded by the coding sequence ATGAATTTCACTCGCCGCTTCACGCTCGCTGGGCTGCTGGCCGTGCTTCTGCCTGTTTCGGCGACGGTCGCTCAGGTCGATCCGTTGCCGTCGTGGAATAGCGGTTCCGCAAGGCAGGCCATTGTCGATTTTGTCGGGCGGGTCACGCGCGAAGGCAACCCGGACTTCGTGCCCGTGCCAGAGCGCACCGCCGTGTTCGACAATGACGGCACGTTGTGGTGCGAGCAGCCTGAATATTTCCAAGCCGCCTTCGCGCTCGACAGCGTCAAGGCAATGGCGCCAAAACACCCCGAATGGAAGCAGCAGGAACCATTCAAGTCGTTTCTCGCCGGCGACAGGACAGCGCTGGCCGAACAGGGCGAGCAGGCCCTGCTGACGCTGGTGACCGCCGCGCATAGCGGCATACCCACGGATGAGTTCTCAAAATCCGTTGCCGACTGGTTTTCGACCGCACGGCATCCGCGCTTCAACCGCCCCTACAACGAGCTCGTCTACCAGCCGATGGTCGAGCTATTGGCGTATCTGCGCGTCAGTGGCTTCAAGACCTTCATCGTATCAGGTGGCGGCGTCGAGTTCATGCGGGTGTGGGCCGAGAAGGCCTACGGGATTCCGCCTGAGCAAGTCGTCGGCTCCTCCGGCGTCACGCAATACCAGCTCGATGCCGCGGGAAAACCGTCGCTGCTGAAGACTGCCAAGGTGCAGTTCATCGACGATGGCCCGGGCAAGCCCTCCGGCATCAATATGATGATCGGTCGCCGCCCGATCCTCGCCTTCGGCAACTCCGACGGCGATCATCAGATGCTGCAATGGACCATGGCGGGATCAGGCGCGCGCTTTGCCGGCCTCGTGCATCACACTGACGAGGTGCGCGAATACGCCTACGACCGGCAATCGAAGGTCGGCAAGCTTGACAAGGCCTGGGACGAAGCCAGGGCGAAGGGCTGGACCATCGTGGATATGAAACAGGATTGGAAGACCATCTTTCGTGAGAAGCCTTGA
- a CDS encoding arylsulfatase codes for MTRKSLPLPDRRSVLLSGTALVAATMATDAFAQVQPATPGTPAAGPAPSSRRPNILVIFGDDIGQTNISAYSFGLMGYRTPNIDRIAKEGMMFTDYYAEQSCTAGRSSFITGQCTLRTGLSKVGMPGASVGLQDNDATIAELLKPMGYATGQFGKNHLGDRNEYLPTVHGFDEFFGNLYHLNAEEDPESRTYPRDTRFRDTLGPRGVLRCKATDRDDPTEHPRWGRVGKQTIEDTGPLTKKRMEIIDDETSAAAIDFMQRQARANTPFFCWFNTTRMHFRTHVRDSHRDQPGLTSRTEYADGMIETDVTVGAVLKALDDLGIANDTIVLYTTDNGPHQNSWPDAGTTPFRSEKNTNWEGAFRVPCMIRWPGRIQPGSISNDIVSGLDWLPTLLAAAGDPEIKSKLLKGHQVGGKTFKVHLDGYNQLPYLTGQQANSARKEFVYFNDDGDLVAMRYENWKIVFEEQRASGTLRIWAEPFTKLRVPKMFDLRSDPYERADLTSNSYYDWFTSNPAPFLASQAIVGPFLATFKEYPPSQRPSSFSIDQLIEKMQRSLEPAH; via the coding sequence ATGACCAGGAAGAGTCTGCCGCTGCCCGACCGTCGCAGCGTTCTCTTGAGCGGGACGGCGCTAGTTGCGGCCACGATGGCCACCGATGCATTCGCACAGGTCCAACCGGCAACGCCAGGCACTCCGGCCGCGGGTCCCGCTCCGTCCAGTCGCAGGCCTAACATCCTGGTCATCTTCGGAGATGACATCGGCCAGACCAACATCAGCGCCTATTCCTTCGGACTGATGGGCTATCGCACGCCCAACATCGACCGGATCGCCAAGGAAGGCATGATGTTCACCGACTATTATGCGGAGCAGAGCTGCACGGCGGGGCGCTCATCGTTCATTACCGGCCAGTGCACGCTTCGCACCGGGCTGTCGAAGGTCGGTATGCCCGGTGCATCAGTCGGTCTGCAAGACAACGACGCCACCATCGCCGAACTGCTCAAGCCAATGGGCTATGCCACCGGCCAGTTCGGCAAGAACCATCTCGGAGACAGGAACGAATATCTTCCGACTGTGCACGGTTTCGACGAGTTCTTCGGCAACCTCTACCACCTTAACGCCGAAGAAGATCCGGAATCGCGCACGTATCCGCGCGACACGCGCTTCCGCGACACGCTCGGTCCGCGCGGCGTTCTGCGCTGCAAGGCGACCGACCGGGACGATCCGACCGAGCACCCGCGCTGGGGCCGAGTCGGTAAGCAGACCATCGAAGATACCGGCCCCCTCACCAAAAAGCGGATGGAGATCATCGACGACGAAACGTCGGCGGCCGCGATCGATTTCATGCAGCGGCAGGCGCGGGCGAACACGCCCTTCTTCTGCTGGTTCAATACGACCCGCATGCACTTCCGTACACACGTGCGAGATTCGCATCGCGACCAGCCGGGTCTGACATCCAGAACCGAATACGCCGACGGCATGATCGAAACGGATGTGACCGTCGGAGCCGTCCTGAAGGCACTCGACGATCTCGGCATCGCGAACGACACCATCGTCCTCTACACGACGGACAACGGCCCTCATCAGAACTCCTGGCCCGATGCCGGAACCACCCCTTTCCGCAGCGAGAAGAACACCAACTGGGAGGGCGCATTCCGCGTCCCGTGCATGATCCGCTGGCCGGGTCGAATTCAGCCCGGCTCGATATCGAATGACATCGTGAGCGGCTTGGATTGGCTGCCGACGCTCCTTGCCGCAGCTGGCGATCCCGAGATCAAGAGCAAGCTGCTCAAGGGGCATCAGGTCGGTGGCAAGACGTTCAAGGTGCACCTCGACGGATACAATCAGCTTCCGTATCTCACGGGTCAGCAGGCGAACAGCGCACGCAAGGAGTTCGTCTACTTCAACGACGACGGCGACCTGGTAGCCATGCGCTACGAAAACTGGAAAATCGTATTCGAAGAGCAGCGCGCCAGCGGTACGCTGCGGATATGGGCTGAGCCGTTCACAAAGCTGCGGGTACCGAAGATGTTCGACCTGCGCTCCGATCCCTACGAACGCGCCGACCTGACGTCGAACTCCTACTACGACTGGTTTACTTCGAATCCCGCGCCTTTCCTGGCGTCACAGGCCATCGTCGGACCTTTTCTCGCGACCTTCAAGGAATACCCCCCGAGCCAGCGGCCGTCGAGTTTCTCTATCGATCAGCTTATCGAAAAGATGCAGAGGAGCCTGGAGCCCGCACATTAG
- a CDS encoding SphA family protein: protein MICKVSYRALGLLGLAVASMPTPAFADAGGVGFWLPGIFGSLAATPTVPGWAYASIYLHLQANAGASQNFVTSNGARGTVVAGLNAHGDALALGITYVSPTPVLGGQASFGIVTAPGNVGLGVDATLTGPRGNAITGALTDNRTTLSDVYYQGALKWNQGVHSEMVYITSNIPSGTYDPNRLANLNLGFVAWDVGAGYTYFDPKSGHEFSAVAGVTYNLMNPYLQYQNGIDFHVDWAASQFLSKNFQIGVAGYFYQQLTDDTGPGAKLGGFRGRAIGIGPQVGFVIPMSDGYQGYLNIKGYKDIEVENRASTWSTWVTFAVSAAPPEASSRPMPRK, encoded by the coding sequence ATGATCTGCAAGGTCTCCTATAGGGCGCTCGGACTGCTCGGGTTGGCGGTCGCCTCAATGCCCACGCCGGCTTTCGCCGACGCGGGCGGTGTTGGATTTTGGCTGCCCGGCATATTCGGCAGCCTTGCCGCGACGCCGACCGTGCCCGGCTGGGCCTACGCGTCGATCTATCTCCACCTGCAGGCCAATGCGGGGGCCTCGCAGAACTTCGTCACCAGCAACGGCGCCCGCGGCACGGTCGTCGCCGGCTTGAACGCGCATGGCGACGCCCTCGCGCTTGGCATTACCTACGTCTCTCCGACGCCCGTCCTCGGCGGCCAGGCATCTTTCGGGATCGTCACCGCTCCCGGCAACGTCGGTCTCGGGGTGGATGCGACGCTGACAGGACCGCGCGGGAACGCCATCACCGGAGCCCTGACCGACAACCGGACAACGCTGTCGGACGTTTACTATCAAGGCGCGCTCAAGTGGAACCAGGGCGTCCACAGCGAGATGGTCTACATCACCAGCAACATTCCCAGCGGCACCTACGACCCGAACCGACTCGCCAATCTCAATCTGGGGTTCGTCGCATGGGACGTCGGGGCAGGGTACACGTATTTCGACCCCAAGAGCGGGCACGAATTCTCGGCGGTCGCCGGCGTCACCTACAATCTGATGAACCCATACCTGCAATATCAGAACGGCATCGACTTTCACGTCGACTGGGCGGCCTCGCAGTTCCTGAGCAAGAACTTCCAGATCGGCGTTGCCGGCTACTTCTACCAGCAGCTCACCGACGACACCGGCCCGGGCGCCAAGCTCGGCGGATTCCGAGGGCGCGCGATAGGGATCGGACCTCAGGTCGGCTTCGTCATTCCGATGTCGGACGGCTATCAAGGCTATCTCAACATCAAAGGCTACAAGGATATCGAGGTGGAGAACCGGGCTTCGACCTGGAGCACCTGGGTGACCTTTGCGGTGTCCGCTGCGCCGCCGGAAGCCTCAAGCAGGCCGATGCCTCGCAAGTAA
- the ppsA gene encoding phosphoenolpyruvate synthase, translated as MSKYIKSFLELGLADVNLVGGKTASLGELYSVLASQGIAVPNGFAITADAYRDALSRGNVADELHKLLDGIDKSNIRQLASRAARARKIIYEAMDTPLLREQVVEAYRQLEREAGTGAAVAVRSSATAEDLPTASFAGQHESFLNVRGPKDLFEACRRCFASIFTDRAISYRIDNGFDHFKVALSVAVMKMVRSDLAASGVVFTLDTESGFRDVVFITGCYGLGETIVQGQVDPDEFYVHKPTLSQGYRRVLRRRLGAKQIRMIYGKRGGEHATLTRNVPEAERQKFCISDPEVLSLAESAVLIEAHYSKHAGAAMPMDIEWAKDGVDGKLYIIQARPETVASRRATSFYETYNLKGRGPVMVSGRAVGEKIASGRARRVATARDLAAFKPGEILVAPATSPDWEPVMKIAAGIITDKGGRTCHAAIVARELGIPAVVGATGATEKIKTGTDVTICCAEGDVGSVYQGSVAFDVTRTPASEFRQPRTAIMVNVGTPEMAFRTAMQPQAGVGLARMEFIISEHIGVHPMALLKPDKVKSAKARAAIARLTRGFRSPSDFFVQTLAEGVGTIAAAFYPKPVIVRLSDFKTNEYASLVGGEGFEPKEENPMLGFRGASRYSHPAYAEGFALECAALSLVRKEMGLSNLRIMVPFCRTVEEGRRVIATMAANGLKRGEDGLEIYVMCEIPNNVIQIDAFSELFDGFSIGSNDLTQLTLGVDRDSDIVAFDFDERDPGMLEMFRLAVVGAKRNGRHVGICGEAPANYPEIARYLTGLGIDSISVNPSSVFRTMAVVLDAETNPAKSGA; from the coding sequence ATGTCGAAATACATCAAATCTTTCCTTGAACTCGGCCTGGCCGACGTCAATCTGGTGGGCGGCAAGACCGCTTCGCTGGGCGAGCTGTACTCCGTCCTCGCGTCACAGGGGATCGCGGTCCCCAACGGCTTTGCGATCACGGCCGATGCCTATCGCGACGCGCTGTCGCGGGGCAATGTCGCGGACGAGCTGCACAAGCTGCTCGACGGGATCGACAAGAGCAACATCAGGCAACTCGCCAGCAGGGCCGCGAGGGCCCGGAAGATCATCTACGAGGCGATGGACACCCCCCTCCTCCGCGAGCAGGTCGTGGAGGCATATCGGCAGCTCGAACGCGAGGCCGGGACCGGGGCTGCCGTCGCGGTACGCAGCTCGGCGACCGCCGAGGATCTGCCGACGGCGAGCTTTGCTGGCCAGCACGAGAGCTTTCTCAATGTGCGCGGGCCAAAGGATCTGTTCGAAGCGTGCCGGCGCTGCTTTGCGTCCATCTTCACTGATCGCGCGATCTCCTACCGCATCGACAACGGCTTCGATCATTTCAAGGTCGCGCTCTCCGTCGCCGTGATGAAGATGGTCCGCTCCGATCTGGCGGCCAGCGGCGTCGTCTTTACGCTCGATACCGAATCCGGCTTTCGCGACGTGGTGTTCATCACGGGCTGCTACGGCCTTGGCGAGACCATCGTGCAAGGCCAGGTCGATCCGGACGAATTCTATGTCCACAAGCCGACGCTGAGCCAGGGATATCGCCGTGTCCTGCGACGCCGGCTCGGCGCCAAGCAGATCCGCATGATCTACGGCAAGCGTGGCGGCGAGCATGCGACGCTCACCCGCAACGTCCCCGAAGCCGAACGCCAGAAGTTCTGTATCTCCGATCCGGAGGTGCTGAGCCTCGCCGAGAGCGCGGTCCTGATCGAAGCCCACTACTCCAAGCACGCCGGCGCTGCGATGCCGATGGACATCGAATGGGCCAAGGACGGCGTCGACGGAAAGCTCTACATCATCCAGGCCCGGCCCGAGACGGTTGCCTCGCGGCGTGCGACAAGTTTCTACGAGACCTACAATCTGAAGGGACGTGGCCCGGTGATGGTCAGCGGCCGTGCGGTGGGAGAGAAGATCGCGTCGGGACGTGCGCGCCGTGTCGCAACCGCGCGCGACCTCGCTGCTTTCAAGCCGGGCGAGATCCTGGTCGCGCCGGCCACCAGCCCCGATTGGGAGCCGGTCATGAAGATCGCGGCCGGCATCATCACCGACAAGGGCGGTCGCACCTGCCATGCAGCGATCGTGGCGCGAGAACTGGGAATCCCCGCCGTTGTGGGCGCCACAGGCGCGACCGAAAAGATCAAGACCGGGACTGACGTCACGATCTGCTGCGCCGAAGGCGATGTCGGAAGCGTCTATCAGGGATCGGTCGCCTTCGACGTGACGAGGACGCCGGCGAGCGAGTTCAGGCAGCCGCGCACGGCCATCATGGTCAATGTCGGAACGCCCGAGATGGCATTCCGGACGGCGATGCAGCCGCAGGCCGGTGTCGGTCTCGCCCGCATGGAGTTCATCATCAGTGAGCATATCGGGGTTCACCCGATGGCCTTGCTCAAGCCGGACAAGGTCAAGTCGGCCAAGGCGCGAGCCGCGATCGCGCGCCTGACGCGGGGCTTCAGGAGCCCGAGCGACTTCTTCGTTCAGACGCTCGCGGAAGGCGTCGGCACCATCGCCGCCGCCTTCTATCCAAAGCCCGTGATCGTGCGGCTGTCCGACTTCAAGACCAACGAATATGCCAGCCTGGTCGGCGGAGAAGGATTCGAGCCGAAGGAAGAGAATCCGATGCTGGGATTCCGCGGCGCGTCCCGCTATAGCCACCCCGCCTACGCGGAAGGATTTGCGCTGGAGTGTGCGGCGCTCAGCCTGGTGCGAAAGGAGATGGGTCTTTCCAATCTGCGCATCATGGTGCCGTTCTGCCGGACCGTCGAGGAAGGCCGGCGCGTGATCGCGACGATGGCCGCCAATGGACTGAAGCGCGGCGAAGACGGTCTCGAAATCTATGTCATGTGCGAGATTCCAAATAACGTCATCCAGATCGATGCTTTTTCGGAACTGTTCGACGGCTTCTCGATCGGGTCCAACGACCTCACCCAGCTCACGCTGGGCGTGGACCGGGATTCCGATATCGTGGCCTTCGACTTCGACGAGCGCGATCCGGGAATGCTGGAGATGTTCCGGCTGGCCGTGGTCGGTGCCAAGCGCAACGGTCGCCATGTCGGCATCTGCGGCGAGGCGCCGGCGAATTATCCGGAGATTGCGCGCTATCTGACCGGGCTCGGGATCGACTCGATCAGCGTCAACCCATCCAGCGTGTTTCGTACCATGGCCGTGGTGCTCGATGCCGAAACCAACCCGGCCAAATCAGGCGCCTGA
- a CDS encoding TniB family NTP-binding protein — MISKPAHLPALAAPPPLTKADLILLPIEDRLASIDGHFFYTPDVGKAVRSMKHVLYERTTSGLHTNIVMHGPEGSGKTSLAEHFLSQNPPIPADPISRQPVLFSKFSRTASARDLAHAVLASGGWPQVRNSNSDELAWVQIKLFLEKVQARLLILNHADRLIRGDTLSEKGLDLLEDLLDIAPCPIMIIGQDGFGDVIEKCYRLAGRFPLHLPISRMPCGKDWLETCNLLNEKLPFRTTEILTGEMPERLQIAAAGGTPDLMRLTQSASRIAIFGERSLELTRRHYLEAFACRPGRGPNPFDMIPLEKLRVAKQSTTAVPSRADVLWANNRNTSS; from the coding sequence ATGATCTCGAAACCCGCGCACCTTCCAGCTCTTGCGGCACCACCGCCATTGACGAAAGCCGACTTAATCCTTCTGCCTATTGAGGATCGCCTCGCATCGATCGATGGGCACTTTTTCTATACCCCAGATGTCGGCAAAGCCGTCAGATCGATGAAGCATGTTCTCTACGAACGCACCACGTCTGGCCTGCACACCAATATCGTGATGCACGGTCCGGAAGGCTCCGGAAAGACCTCGCTCGCTGAACATTTTCTGTCACAAAACCCTCCAATTCCGGCCGATCCGATTTCTCGCCAGCCCGTGCTGTTCAGCAAGTTCTCGCGGACGGCGAGCGCAAGAGATCTGGCGCATGCCGTGCTCGCAAGTGGCGGTTGGCCGCAAGTTCGCAACAGCAACAGCGATGAACTGGCATGGGTTCAGATCAAGCTCTTCCTGGAAAAAGTTCAGGCCCGTCTCCTAATCTTGAATCACGCGGATCGCCTGATCCGCGGGGACACTCTTTCCGAAAAGGGCTTGGATCTTCTGGAGGATCTTCTCGACATCGCGCCCTGTCCTATCATGATCATCGGACAAGATGGGTTCGGTGATGTCATCGAGAAATGCTACCGCCTGGCGGGACGATTTCCCCTACATCTTCCGATATCGCGGATGCCTTGCGGCAAGGATTGGCTCGAGACCTGTAATCTGCTGAATGAAAAGCTGCCCTTTCGGACGACTGAAATCCTGACGGGCGAAATGCCCGAGCGATTGCAAATCGCAGCGGCTGGCGGCACGCCCGACTTGATGCGTCTGACCCAGTCGGCGTCCAGAATCGCGATATTCGGCGAGAGGTCGCTTGAACTTACACGCCGCCACTATCTCGAAGCGTTCGCGTGTCGGCCCGGGCGGGGCCCGAACCCATTCGACATGATTCCTCTGGAAAAGCTTCGCGTCGCAAAACAGTCGACGACCGCCGTTCCGAGCCGTGCAGACGTCCTTTGGGCAAACAACCGGAACACTTCGTCATGA
- a CDS encoding DUF3302 domain-containing protein gives MTGLDIFAWIVLIIVLAVIVLVVWLMGALPGHVARRRGHPWAEAVGMAGWITLIFGFVLWPVAMIWAYVDVPAKRTVEPRP, from the coding sequence ATGACCGGTCTCGATATCTTCGCCTGGATCGTGTTGATCATCGTGCTCGCGGTGATCGTGCTGGTGGTCTGGCTGATGGGCGCGCTGCCGGGTCACGTGGCCCGCCGGCGTGGACACCCCTGGGCCGAGGCGGTGGGGATGGCCGGCTGGATCACGCTGATCTTCGGCTTCGTGCTGTGGCCGGTCGCAATGATCTGGGCCTACGTCGACGTCCCGGCGAAGCGCACAGTGGAGCCCCGGCCATGA
- a CDS encoding HlyD family secretion protein — protein MMIALMALYLALLFTLVWVGAIRLNTFWKASPLIVLLLLNIGLFIPMGWGAPQGTALVYRNAVSIVPDVAGEVVDVPVRPNAPLKQGDILFKIDPTPYDAQVKAIEAQLKLSSTRLTQMTSLYERDAGRGFDVEQRQSEVDQLKAQLQNAQWNFDKTVVRAPADGYVTNVALRKGARVGNLSAAPVMAFIDTSATHVAVEIDQIAARYVAPGQAVEIAFKFAPGRIATGKVESVLQAVSTGQTQVSGQAATPKGIATVPFVVNVGLDDNELAARLPAGATGTAAVFTDHVKVSHIIRRVLLRQIAILNYVVPF, from the coding sequence ATGATGATCGCCCTCATGGCGCTCTATCTGGCGCTGCTGTTCACTTTGGTCTGGGTCGGCGCGATCCGCCTCAACACGTTCTGGAAGGCCTCGCCTCTGATCGTGCTGCTTCTTCTGAACATCGGACTGTTCATTCCGATGGGGTGGGGGGCACCTCAGGGCACGGCTCTGGTCTACCGCAACGCCGTCTCGATCGTTCCGGACGTCGCCGGCGAGGTCGTCGACGTGCCGGTTCGGCCGAACGCTCCTTTGAAGCAGGGCGATATCCTGTTCAAGATCGACCCCACGCCCTACGACGCTCAGGTGAAGGCGATCGAGGCCCAGCTCAAGCTGTCGAGCACGCGCCTGACCCAGATGACGTCGCTGTACGAACGGGACGCGGGCCGCGGCTTTGACGTCGAGCAGCGGCAGTCGGAGGTCGACCAGCTCAAGGCCCAGCTTCAGAACGCCCAATGGAATTTCGACAAGACCGTCGTGCGGGCGCCCGCCGACGGTTACGTCACCAACGTGGCGCTTCGGAAGGGGGCCCGCGTCGGAAACCTTTCGGCAGCGCCCGTGATGGCCTTCATCGACACCTCCGCGACCCATGTCGCGGTCGAGATCGACCAGATCGCCGCCCGCTATGTCGCGCCAGGGCAGGCGGTGGAAATCGCGTTCAAATTCGCTCCGGGCCGAATCGCGACGGGCAAGGTCGAAAGCGTGCTGCAGGCCGTCTCCACGGGTCAGACCCAGGTCTCCGGCCAGGCAGCGACCCCAAAGGGGATCGCGACCGTTCCCTTCGTGGTCAACGTCGGTCTCGACGATAACGAGCTCGCGGCGCGGCTGCCGGCCGGTGCCACGGGCACTGCCGCCGTTTTCACCGACCACGTCAAGGTCAGCCATATCATCCGACGCGTGCTGCTGCGGCAGATCGCGATCCTGAACTACGTCGTCCCGTTCTGA
- a CDS encoding AraC family transcriptional regulator produces the protein MGRAWSTQDDARLHVHSERLDSIESLRNPIGNSQIEIVQLGRGRFSGEIMHGQIKDIAFSLGHFTLPVRATGVFSRDKLVIGTLLNCSGASRSLANLVVPGDVLVHPPGCEHDRLYEAAAHFAGLMCNPAELPDLFAAEQEVSDPGFWAKRRHFHFARQRRTSLESLLTLLAGRLHDGCISPGSAAEYWKRAVLDAFIGPVALEPAAGEERAIPSSIRIVGEVERYLEENCDRAVHVSEICEKIKVKRRTLYRAFEEAVGTGPIEFLRAKRLSMVHLRLRQADTRKSGVVEIATELGFLELGRFAQQYRALFGEYPRETLRRNGRQKRPDQEKSSAPDDLARFA, from the coding sequence ATGGGACGGGCCTGGTCGACGCAGGACGACGCTCGTTTACACGTCCACTCCGAGCGTCTCGACAGCATCGAGAGTCTGAGGAATCCGATCGGGAATTCGCAGATCGAAATCGTCCAACTCGGACGGGGACGGTTTTCCGGTGAGATCATGCACGGGCAGATCAAGGATATCGCGTTCAGTCTCGGACACTTTACCCTACCGGTGCGAGCTACCGGCGTGTTCAGCCGCGACAAGCTCGTTATCGGAACTCTCCTGAACTGCTCGGGGGCGTCCCGCAGCTTGGCCAACCTCGTCGTCCCCGGAGACGTTCTCGTCCATCCACCGGGGTGCGAGCACGACAGACTTTACGAAGCCGCTGCACACTTCGCCGGCCTCATGTGCAATCCCGCCGAACTTCCGGATCTGTTCGCAGCCGAACAGGAGGTTTCGGATCCGGGGTTCTGGGCAAAGCGGCGGCACTTCCACTTCGCCCGGCAGCGCAGGACTTCTCTTGAATCGCTTTTGACGCTTCTTGCGGGCAGGCTCCATGATGGCTGCATCTCTCCGGGGAGTGCCGCGGAGTATTGGAAGCGTGCCGTCTTGGACGCCTTCATCGGCCCCGTCGCTCTAGAGCCGGCGGCCGGCGAGGAGAGGGCGATCCCGAGCTCGATCCGGATCGTGGGGGAAGTTGAAAGATACCTTGAGGAGAACTGCGATCGGGCAGTCCACGTCTCGGAAATCTGCGAGAAGATCAAGGTAAAGCGGCGAACTCTGTATAGGGCCTTCGAAGAAGCCGTCGGGACGGGACCGATCGAATTCCTGAGGGCGAAGCGACTGTCGATGGTCCATCTGCGCCTGCGTCAGGCAGACACCCGCAAGAGCGGCGTGGTCGAGATCGCGACTGAGCTGGGCTTCCTGGAACTTGGCCGCTTCGCTCAGCAATACCGTGCGCTCTTCGGCGAATATCCTCGCGAGACGCTGCGCCGCAACGGTCGCCAAAAGCGGCCGGATCAGGAAAAATCATCCGCTCCTGACGATTTGGCACGATTCGCATAA